ATCTCCATAAGGATTTCGATCATTCCTAGTGAACACGCTTTTGATGTTATTGCTCCTCTCTCGGGAGGTAACCCTTCTCTAACTTGGGCTAAGGTTCTTTCTCGTCATATGACTTCTGATTGTTCGACTTTTGTTTTGTAGGGGAAAAACTATTatagtaaaataattttttttcttctttatattcaaaataggttcctcatcaaaataccaacttgttatCAAGTGTAAATATTAATCAGAGAAGCATAAATAAtagaacaatgaatcaatcataAAGTGAGATACCAAATTTTTTACATGAAAAACCCAATGCAGAAAAAATCATGGGACCATAGTCCatttcaaacttccactatcactgataatgataacaCATTTACAATAAATCTTCTATGGAATAATCagatgatcataataacatcaaggatATATTTCTTGACTcaacaataatatatcatcatcaccataaatggatttcatcaaataaaaaatttaaatcttactaATGAATATAGCAGAAATGTGCCTTAGAGAAAATAAACTACATATCAATACTGTTAAAGATTGTATAACTTATTGCAAGaatttttcatataaaatttggaTCAGATAAAAATTTAACAACACCTAACAAAAACCTAAAAATTTGAACTTTTTCTCCCTGTTGTTCCTTTTCTCAGTGTCGCCATGGTTAGATTTGAACACAATGCGCAAATCAATTAGTCCAAGCCGGCTGGACCAACATGTTCCTAGTTCTTTCCTTTTGGATTCTCGATTTTGGAAGATTTCGTGTGTTTTGACAAGGTGAGACCTATTGAATGGCGCAAACCATGCCAATTTACCTTTGTTGGTCGGTTCTTACGCCGATCGCCACCTATTGAGTTGGTTAAAGCTTTCACGGTGAAGTTTTGGAaaacctcttctcctcctcttgttATAGATATGGAGATGAATCATTTTCTTTTTCGTTTTCCATCCGAGGAGGATGCTTTACTAGCTCTTACAGAGGGCCCTTGGACTATCGGTGGTGAAGCTATCCATATAATTCCTTGGCATCCTGATTCCCAACCTTTGCAGGAAACAATTCACTCTTCCCCGGTTTGGGTGCAGTTTCCGGGTTTACCTTTCGAGGATTGGAATCACGAAAGTTTGCCGAAGATTAACTATGTTACTGATTGTCCTATTAAAATCAATCTATCTTCGTGCAGCCAGCGGACGACTGCTTGTTCATAGCTCTGTTTTCTCCTTCTCCCCATCATCACAACAGGACCGTAAACATCGCTCTGGACACCCTCAGTTGCTACTATCCAACAACTCCATCTCTGTGATAGGTACAGAGCTCAGCTTCTCCTGTTTCTCCTGCTGCTCCAAGGTCTCGCATACTGGAGCATTCCTCGTCTCCGGAAGCCAAATCGTCATTAGCCCACCGAAAATGGAGAGTCCACCGAATATGAGGAAGGAAATCCATGGGCTCAATCGCCCCAAAGACACCAGATGAGGTGCTATCGCTGCACCCAACATCAGCGACTGCCGAAGCTTGGAGACGGCCAAGTTTCTCACGTTGGCAGGGAACAGCTCGACGCAGTAGACGTACAAAACGTCGAAGACCGTCGAGGCGGCCATGAATCCAACAGACTCCGCGCTCAGCTGCGCGAAGTTGCCTCCTCTCGTCGTCGGCTTCTTGGTGAACAGAATGCAGAGGATGCACGACACGCCGGCCACGAACGCCGAGGACGAGAAGAGGGTGCGGCGGTTCGCGAAGCTCAGGAACACGCTACCTATAAAGACCGCCGGGATCTCCATCAACGCGTTCACGCCGACGGTGAAGTAGAGATTGAAGTTGAGATTTTCGACGTTGAGCTGAAAACCGTAGTAGACGAACCCGACGGCGAAGCCGGTGACCATGATCGTGGCTATCCTTCGTGTTGCCCATCTTGATGACCATAAACTCTCAGGTTTGGTGGCGCTACCGGCGTTAGTGTCAATGGGATTGGAGATCGCTAAGTTCCCAGGTAGCTTATTCCCATTGAGTTTGGCAAACTTGGTCAAGACATCGAGCGCTTCTCCGGTTCTTCCTTTGACCGCGAGCCATCTTGGAGACTCTGAGACGAAGGGGATAATTAAGATGGAGTAAACGAGGGGTAGAAGGGAGATGACCTTGTAAATGGTCCTCCATGAGGTCCTCGCCGGGTAAGCGATGAGCGGAAGCGATAGGAAGCCgatggtgaagaagaagaagccgtacTGGCCGACTTGACCCCTCCACTTCCTTCCCACGGTCTCGGTGGCGAGGACGAGGCAACAGATACCGATCCCGGAGCGAGCAAAGCCATTAGAGAAGCGCAGGAGCGCGTACACCCAGATGTTTGGGGCGAGGGAGGTGAGGAAGGCAGTGATGGAGGTCAAGAGGCACGAAAGGAAGACCGTCTTCTTGCGGCCGAGGTAGGAGTCAGCGAGTCGGCCATGAACTGCTGATCCTACAAAGCCACAAGCAAGAGTCCATGTCAAGAAGGACATGTTTCATGGTTCCAAGCCTCAAATACACATCAAAGATTAACATGCATTATTGTTATACCGATTCTGAATCTTCATACGAGTGGCTGTCACTAAAAGATGTAGAGATCTATTGCTCGATCTTGATGAACAGTGACAAAAATCAATAAAGGAGGTTGTTCCCTTTACACAAAAGCCATTATAATAGACAATAAAAGGCTATAACATTGTTACTTTTATCTGTAAATAACATAGAGGACTAGTCCTACAGTGTTATTCTCTCTCAAAAATGGTTCTTGCAGCAACAATAGATTGAACACAAGGGATGAAGCTTAACGAGTCTTATGTGCTCCGTTCATAGGAAGCTGATCCCCTGCCTGATCTAGCGTTTATGCATTGCTTGGCCATAGTAATCTGATAACAAGGCATACCAAAGAGTGAaccgaggaagaagaaggatgCAGGAATCCCAGCTCTGAACCTTCGATCGCACACGAGGCCCCATTCTGCTATGATAGAGGTTTTGTTCCCTCCGACCCACTCCCAGGCACAACGATCGAGGCCGCACATACCGTCCGAGGAGCTCGACGAAGagcacgaagaagaagaagaaggtgtgcATCTCCAAGCAGGTTGGGCGTCGCTGAATATGGTGATCAGTGTGTTCTGTGCGTCGAACATCCATGCGAGGGAGACGAGGAAGACGTGCACCAGTTGAGCGAAGCCCAGCGACCCCACGTGCTCTTCGATGGCCTCCTCCACGGTGAGCTCCAACCTCGGAGCCGAACGGGCTTCCGGTTCACGCTCACCGGACTGGACTACCAGTTCTTCGAACTCGtccatggatgatgatgatgctgctgACAAGACGCCTTTTAAAAGGCCCTCGAAAGAGCTGCGTCATGAAGCAACGGACAGAAGGCATAGTTATCGCCACCTTATGCTGTCTTTTCTCCGTCCCATACGTTTCTTTCAGGTCGTTCGAACTACACTCGCCACCTTTTCCCCTCGAAGTGGCTCTTGACGTTGCATTGCACAAAGCTTGTCGAAGGAGCTGAAATAGATGTCGTCTGTTGCTGATACAAAGCCACCATCTTCCACAACCTCGACCAAGAGGCTGGTCTGGTAAACATCAGAATCTGTCGTCAgaaagaaatggtaaaggatgaaCTCACAACTCATCTGTTCGTACTGTAATCCCAAGGAAACTTCTCCGGTGTAAAACAACCCATGAGAAAAGTTGTACGGAAGAAAACAGACATCTCAGTTCCTAGAGAACATCATATATTTGGAATACACTGATGACAAGATTCTAGTATATTTAGAATCTTTTCTAGGTGCAAAGGAATATTCTTCAGAATCGGAAATCTAATGAACAATACGATTTTGCCTATAAAGACAGCACTTTGAAATCGGTGCTTGCCTCGTCATCAAAGCATTTAGAGATGCTTCTTCTCACCAAAAAAGCTGCTTACCAAAGCATTCCTCTGATACATGTCAGCAGTTTTATgttgtcttctttctttcttttgtcagTGATAACGTCCCCGTTGTTATCAGGGCCGCCCTTTCAGGTTACCGACAAAGCATGAGTGGCCATTCTTTTACCCACCAAACACTGAGCTGCCCAATTCGCTTAAGTGCGTCGTGAACACGAGAAATCGAGGTGAAAAGTGTCGTTTCAACGGATCTCACAAGGGTGGAAATAATTGACTACACATCCTTGTTGTCTATCTGAGACAAGAGATACATAAGATATTTCTTTAATGTCCTGATTTCCcaagttaattatatatttttccgTCCCTTATAGTATccatttttagatttttaaaacTTACATTTGGATCTTCAcagttttaaaattattataatttattttatttttaatcacaCCATTTATTTCTTTAACTTTACACATCATGTGCGAAATTGATGTCAAAGTTAAGGACAAAATGATTAATACAAGAAGATCTTTGTCCTcattgagttttatccaaattaaaACTCTATATGAGGATGATACGAAAGTCAAAAATTCAACATGTCGTCTCTTATTAAGGAGACCCTCCTTCTTCGCATCCCCAATGCTATCCTTCGTCTTATCGATTATCACAGTAGCCTTGAGCTTAGCGTTGGAGACTTCTCCCTCGTATATCTTCGCTAGGGTGATAAATTTGACCATTCTCATGATGATAGCCT
This DNA window, taken from Musa acuminata AAA Group cultivar baxijiao unplaced genomic scaffold, Cavendish_Baxijiao_AAA HiC_scaffold_963, whole genome shotgun sequence, encodes the following:
- the LOC135665237 gene encoding organic cation/carnitine transporter 1-like translates to MDEFEELVVQSGEREPEARSAPRLELTVEEAIEEHVGSLGFAQLVHVFLVSLAWMFDAQNTLITIFSDAQPAWRCTPSSSSSCSSSSSSDGMCGLDRCAWEWVGGNKTSIIAEWGLVCDRRFRAGIPASFFFLGSLFGSAVHGRLADSYLGRKKTVFLSCLLTSITAFLTSLAPNIWVYALLRFSNGFARSGIGICCLVLATETVGRKWRGQVGQYGFFFFTIGFLSLPLIAYPARTSWRTIYKVISLLPLVYSILIIPFVSESPRWLAVKGRTGEALDVLTKFAKLNGNKLPGNLAISNPIDTNAGSATKPESLWSSRWATRRIATIMVTGFAVGFVYYGFQLNVENLNFNLYFTVGVNALMEIPAVFIGSVFLSFANRRTLFSSSAFVAGVSCILCILFTKKPTTRGGNFAQLSAESVGFMAASTVFDVLYVYCVELFPANVRNLAVSKLRQSLMLGAAIAPHLVSLGRLSPWISFLIFGGLSIFGGLMTIWLPETRNAPVCETLEQQEKQEKLSSVPITEMELLDSSN